A region from the Diadema setosum chromosome 17, eeDiaSeto1, whole genome shotgun sequence genome encodes:
- the LOC140240729 gene encoding OCIA domain-containing protein 1-like translates to MASETQMQDPKIRERMKDGRYQFTEEEQQALRECRFESFWYRAFPLASAAGISTHFLVQRGALNASKRFGSVPKVMFASVCGYVIGKMLYVGQCRDKFLKLENSPFADMIRRGKGGMPSEAGFGGLSISGYTGEPSGGDERQSDSGYRYDRPWSGTPDNHLNMDIDTSHVKGMDDSFTSDLPVMEEKDTSKPEMTMTYDELRRRSREKNSQQYTQVLPGHYQPKQTPSQPADSTMPPLAQPEQQRIRAKRQPPPQDEFTLGARNRSKMVNQYGDVWEKE, encoded by the coding sequence ATGGCCTCTGAGACGCAAATGCAAGATCCAAAGATCAGAGAACGAATGAAAGATGGACGCTATCAGTTTACTGAAGAGGAGCAGCAGGCGCTCAGAGAGTGTCGCTTTGAGAGCTTTTGGTATCGTGCCTTCCCTCTTGCCTCGGCGGCAGGAATATCTACCCATTTTCTTGTCCAGAGAGGGGCTCTAAACGCCAGCAAACGCTTTGGATCAGTTCCAAAAGTGATGTTTGCTTCCGTATGTGGCTATGTCATCGGCAAGATGCTGTATGTTGGCCAGTGTCGAGACAAATTCCTGAAGCTTGAGAATTCGCCCTTTGCGGACATGATCCGGAGAGGCAAAGGGGGGATGCCGTCAGAAGCAGGGTTTGGAGGTTTGTCAATCTCTGGTTACACTGGGGAGCCATCTGGAGGGGATGAGCGGCAGTCAGACAGTGGATACCGGTATGACAGGCCATGGAGTGGGACTCCTGACAACCATCTCAACATGGACATTGACACCAGCCATGTGAAGGGAATGGATGATTCTTTCACCTCTGACCTTCCTGTGATGGAAGAAAAGGACACCTCTAAACCAGAGATGACCATGACCTATGATGAGCTGAGAAGACGCAGCAGGGAGAAGAATTCTCAGCAATACACCCAGGTCCTACCAGGCCACTACCAGCCAAAGCAAACCCCTTCCCAGCCAGCTGACTCAACAATGCCTCCGCTGGCACAACCAGAGCAACAGCGAATCCGGGCAAAGAGGCAACCACCCCCTCAGGATGAATTCACTCTAGGCGCAAGAAACAGGAGCAAGATGGTGAATCAGTATGGAGATGTATGGGAAAAGGAATAG
- the LOC140240426 gene encoding probable palmitoyltransferase ZDHHC24, whose translation MANSLLPKTWMDRIPVIFVLIELCLEVTFELCIVFPRLFDTFSLAYIIHFAFGVFCLYNFLGNFYLCMATDLTSGSTILPAVLQPEWHYCPVCLLNQPPRSSHCHTCGKCILKRDHHCMFTGKCIGYNNHRYYMMLLVYFFLGSMFANYLNMDYMYEVIHTLNWKAVMAFITPVIGWMMGLTETLSFLTCFQCSTCILSFVLSIVLIYYHGALIAYGQSTREWRKGIRGYNRGWKQNFLEVFGTRWYLVWLSPWISSPLPGDGIHFLKKINLENVKDM comes from the coding sequence ATGGCAAACTCACTGCTACCAAAGACCTGGATGGACAGGATCCCAGTGATATTTGTCCTTATTGAACTCTGCCTTGAGGTGACCTTTGAGCTGTGCATCGTCTTCCCAAGACTCTTTGATACATTCTCCCTGGCCTACATCATCCACTTTGCCTTTGGAGTATTTTGCTTGTACAACTTCCTTGGCAACTTTTACCTGTGCATGGCCACGGACCTGACATCTGGCTCTACAATCCTCCCTGCTGTGCTGCAGCCCGAGTGGCACTACTGCCCCGTCTGCTTGCTAAACCAGCCTCCGAGGTCGTCCCACTGCCACACCTGTGGGAAGTGCATCTTGAAGAGGGACCACCACTGCATGTTTACAGGAAAGTGCATCGGCTACAACAATCACCGCTACTACATGATGCTGCTCGTCTACTTTTTCCTCGGCTCCATGTTTGCCAACTACCTGAACATGGACTACATGTACGAAGTGATACACACCCTAAACTGGAAGGCTGTCATGGCCTTCATAACACCTGTGATTGGTTGGATGATGGGACTTACAGAGACTCTCTCGTTTCTCACCTGTTTCCAGTGCAGCACGTGTATTCTCTCCTTTGTGTTATCCATAGTTCTCATCTACTACCACGGGGCTCTCATCGCTTATGGCCAGAGCACGAGGGAATGGAGGAAGGGAATCCGGGGTTACAATCGTGGCTGGAAGCAGAACTTTCTGGAGGTGTTTGGAACCAGATGGTACCTTGTTTGGCTGTCACCATGGATATCATCACCCCTGCCTGGAGATGGTATCCACTTTTTAAAAAAGATCAACCTGGAGAATGTTAAGGATATGTGA